The Cynocephalus volans isolate mCynVol1 chromosome 5, mCynVol1.pri, whole genome shotgun sequence genomic sequence ATTCCACAGCAATACGGCGAGACAGGATGGTGGCAACGTCATTTTCAATGCGTTCATGTTTAGCTTCCTGTTCACGTTGCTCTTCTACTTTGCGTAGCTGAATACCTGATATAGTAAATCCAAACCattcattttaaatcaaaatactaAATACTAGATATTATTAATCCTATGAAATAAAATCAAGTACACATAAGAAatactaataagaaaaaaaagcaagatgtattaaaaaataatttgaaggaaTCAAATTTAGAGAGGTATTAAATCTTTCATTACATTATCATCTGTGATTAGGTGGTGAAACTTACCAGATATCCCAGTGGATATCTACAGTTTATTTGTCCATCATGGTCTATTGTACCTCCCTGCTTACCACACCCTAAAAAGTTAACTAGGTGATACATTTCTTCTATCACTTCTATGGTCAAATAAATTAAACATCTGATGAATATATTTTCTGTGGCTTTATTATCCCCTGTACTTAAAGAAAAGTCACTATTATTtgttctggcacatagtagttgcttAGGAaatgttgactgaatgaatgaatatgagaACTCTTTCTTTTGTTACTAAAGGAGGAACCTGAATCCTTTAAAGGCATCTGGTAGAGCAAGTGTCACTGATACTCCAAATGAACAGCCTtaatattgaagaaaatatttttaaaggggtTAATATATGCATTAAACATAATATAAAGGGCTTTAATTAAATTTCCTATAACATCTAAGTCTGATActttaaataattacaatttctaataatgaatatgctaataatattgatttgatcatcacatattgtacacaaataatgagtcaacactgtaccccaaaaatatgtataatcagttatgattcaataaaaaaagaaaaaaaagtctgatactttaaatttctcattcacttaatatacattttaagaaTCCCTactaagaatgaaaataaaatgattatatatgatatactgtattttcttaaaaatgatttaaaatataagttaGATATAGCTTTTCTTTCTAAAGGCCATTTGTACAAAATCATGATcatctaaaattttataaataggaACACATTATTATCTTAAATAATTAGAAAGTTTACAATGCTACTATAGCAATGTTTTTCATGGCTCTGAGAAAATTACCTTTTCGTATTGCTTCCAGTAGTACACTCCTGGCATCACTGATTACAGGTAGGGTTGATGGATGACGCTTTGGCTCAGAAGCAGGTATAACTTGTGATGGAGGAGATGGAGGCATTAATGGAACATGGGGACCTGGGGCAGTAGATGGAGTTGGATGTAGCCCAGAGGGAGGATGAGCAAGAGCTGCAACTGTGACAGGTGATGATGGTCGAATGCCAGGTGGAggcagaggaggtggtggtgggggtggaggcagcCCCTGGACTTCACCTTGTGGAAGTGGATGAACTGGTACAGTCTCACATACTGGGGCAGCTCTAGCTACTGGTGGAGAGGGCTGTACTAGAGGAGGTGCAATTGGAGGAGGAGCTGGGTGAAGAACTCCAGGAGCAATCTGAAGAGGAGCTGGAGGTGGTGGTACTGCTGGAGCTTGCAAAGCAGTggctggaggtggaggtgggggaggtacTGGTGGGGGAGGAGTAGAAGTCATTGAAGCTCTTAATGAAGAAGTTGACAAGGCAGATGGAAgaggtggtggaggaggagggggggtAGGGCTCACAAAAACAGGTGTTCTGCCTGTAGCTGGCGACTGAGGGCGATTTTCTATCAATCCTGTAGCAGAACTGAAATGATAAAGAGATCCTGGCaagttatcagcaccgcactctaccgagtgagccacgggccggcctcctgGCAagttattaaaagagaaaaacctaaCTACACAATCTATAAATGACTACCAGTAATTATATCAAAGTAGGTGCATTAACATGTTcgtacagaaattttaaattctccAAGAGTATTTAGAAAGGAATGAGAACTAAAAGTGCAGCAAGAAAATTAATGGGTCGTGTTTTGATTTCCAATATTCTGAATAGTTTCATCCTCTCATGCAACTTTCATATCCACTCAAGCATTTTATGCTTTGATAAATAAAATGCTCAATTCTACACTGTGATATGAATCTCTGATGACTCAATATTTATCCTCTTACAATATTTGTAGCAATACTTGTGGCCAATACAACGCTGTACTTATACTGAAGTTATTAAAACTCATCATATGTCATTTCAATTAAGTAAATTACAGCTAATTACAAACCACGAAAGGAAATTTACAGCCATTTTTCTTCCCGAGGATGAAACATCAAATGAGTCAGTAATAGAAGAATTGgttttttaactgaaaattgTAAAGATGGTCTCTATTAGAAAACTTCCCTAATATTTCTCTATTAAAAACTTATAATTTGAATAACAATTGACAAGATTAAACTTCAAAATAgctttatgaaaatattattatgaACTGCTTATTCTCTCTGAAATTCTCACAGTATTTTCCTTAATATCAAATTAACACCCATAACCAAATTTTTGGTTCTCATTTCTTAGATCCTTACACTACATTccccaaaatattaatttttcttaatacaCTGCACACGATGTGCTTGATAATAAAGCTATAATAAAATGAAACGTACTTTAATCTTTAAAGTAAATTGTTATTAGCTAAATTTTCCAAAGAGAATTGTGTCAGCTCTAATCAGAGGATGGCAAATTATGTCCCACAGGCTAAATCTGACCTGCTctatgtttttgtaaataaagtttattgaaacatattcatTTGCTTATGCATACAGactatggctgctttcctgcaACAATGGCAGAATTGGGTAATTGTGGCAGAAACTATATGCacagaaagcctaaaatatttactatctggtcctttgaAGGAAAAAGTTACCAGCCCCTAAAATAAAACACCATATGCTTGTCCCAACATACCTGATACAGGTGGGTATGGGTTTTGCATCTCCTGCTCCATGCattggtggaggtggaggtggctCATGTGGTCTGACTAAGACCCTTTCCTCAGCTCTAGTCAGAAGCTCACTCATCTGACTAAATGGCAAGGCAGAAAGTGAGTAAGATCCATCCATATGATCCACATACGTCTGAGGTCTAAAGGAAACATATTATCAGTGTATTCCTCTTGAATTATTAGAGAAATAAAGTGTTTAACATGAGATACTTAAAGTTTAACCTTTGAATGCcaatattttaactatttttatgaaacttctttcaaaaattttgaaCATTAATCCcgctttaaaaacaaagaatgctGTTCACAATGCAATATTTATTTGCTGATTTAGGCTTATTATTATGACCatcagttattttattattttataatagaatACTAATTCAGTTCACAGCGATGAAAAGTATGATATATGagagtaattcaaaaagttcatggaaagattcgtattatcttttaattgcatttcccccacaaatttttgaagtaccctcagatatACTATAGtcttataaataagaaataattaactTTTACCAAATCATGTTCAAAGCCATCTGTCTCTATTTCACTTACGTCTTCATAAGAAGACGCCAATGCTTGACTTCCAAAAGTCTTGCAACAGGGAGAAACAGCTCCCAGGTTCTAGCACCACAGAGATGGCTATCTATAtcgttttttctccttttggtgTTTTCCAAGCTGCCAGGATACTCAGGAAATAGCTGAATAACATAACGCGTGCCTTAGATCAGACTTAAGCAAAATTTTCAGTATCTTGAGCATGGGAAGgttcataaatatttacttatcatACTGCATTCTGGGGTTAAGTGTGCACAGAGCAAGTCAGAAATTATTGTACTTATACTAATGGGTCAGATAAATGCCATAGTTACTTAACTGtagtataaatatttgtgtaaagattactaatttttaaatctcaattCTTTCAGTAATGCTGATAGATAGTGTCTACCATATGTATATTTCTCCTAAAATAGGTCAAGATGTTTTATGCTTATGGCCCAATAATTTACATgtactattaaaaagaaaaccttaagTTCTTTTCCATTCGAAAATCAACATGACTATACACTAATAACTTTATTCACTGAGAGATGCCAGTATAACGTTTGTTATGGTAGCATGTTACTTAGATAGGGCCCCTCGCCACTTTctatagatcctatagaaaaggATCTATTCTATATTTCTGCAAAAGatgatgaataattttgtttGAAAGCCCTAATATATTTGAGGTAGGAGATGTGGCATAGCAAGGaagtcaggggaaagaaaaaggagcaaaatAGAACCCCTCTCATctcttattttatatgtaataaatcaataatactttttaaaaaattccagacTCCACTCCTCTATTATAAGATTCTAGCAGACTCTGCCTAAAACATTGAGAGTTGAGACTTCATATGAAAGCTAGTAACAACCCTGAAGATCTACTCCAACCACCTCTTTCTACAGTTGACAAAGTCAGACTTCAGTAGCTCACAGTGGTCGGAGTTTTGAAATCATACCTATATTTATAACAGGTTCTGCCAGTTCAACAGTTTAAAATCCAAGACTTAGAAGGACACATGTTACAAACAAAGCCAATGTTCTATCATTagtttttttgtaaaaataaaagaaaagaaaccttgtTTCAAAATGAGAGGCTGGGCCATTAGCAACTTCGATATGCTTATGTAAGAGATTAGCATCATCTTCAGCCAGCTCTGGACCTTGGGCCAGTTTCTGCCATTCTCTCCTCCTGTCATGTGGTGCTCTTGGCACTTTTTCTGGTTCATGCGGACGATCTAGGTTTTTCTGCTATAACAGATGTATTGAAACAAAGCCAAATGCTGAagtgctaatttttaaaaagaggttatAACAATCAAAATTCTAATATcaatattgaaattttaatatcTAATTCTAATATCAATATTGAAAAAGACAATGTCATcataaaatagtaaaagtaaCACAGAGACATTTCAGTCATACACTCAGAGTTAAATCTTAGCTAATTTGGTGTAATCACAGTTTCCTGTCATGTTTTTTTTAACCCTTAATTCAAAATGATGCACCAGATACAAAATAGTATGGCTAAGTAATAAAACTTGAGGTCAGAAAGTCTTTTCAGATGAAAAGAGATTTACCAACACTTGCTCCCATATCTGTTAGTTTGAAATTTCTACCATGAATGGCATTGTCTACCTCTAACTAAAACGTGAGAATTTACTAAAGTTATGTTATCTGGGAAGTGACCAATTAATTAATTAGCCAACACATTAGGAGAAATCTAATTATCAAATTAACTCATAATAACTGTGTCATTCAACAGAAAACAGGATCTTTAAACAACACAGcaaaaaattattcaaactggGGGAGAAAGCATAGAAAGTCTACAGCAGGTATAACAAATTCAAATGCTCAAAGGGGTCAAGCAGATAACATACATAAATGAAGCTAGTCAGGTATAAGATGGGGCACGTAGCAAACTAGACAGTCCATCTAAGGCATTCCAGTTCCAAAATTTAAAACCCCTCTGTTTGGCAAACAAAATTCAGGGGTAATCTGGCTTGCCAGTCACCAGTCTGCAAATGCTGGCTAgaacactgagataccatctagcACAGAAGATGATAACATGAGGGCATCATAAAGATTAGGGAGACTAGACATAGCTATAGGAGAAACAGAGGGATGATGAAGAAAGACTTCACCTCCTTCATAATTCTGCCTAAATCCAACTTTGCTTCTTCTTTCCATATTTTCAGTTATCATTAACATGAAATAAAGTAGATCCAAGTGAATTTTGTTAGAAAGCGAAAAATGACAACATAGCAGACAGATAACAGGAATTTAGTGAGAATATAATAACCTCTCCAAAGCATTTAGGATATGCTCTGTGGCAAGAAAATATTAGCTTAACCTACTTTATCAATATCTGCACAATATTCCTTTGTTTCTTCTTACCAGAATGCCCTTCTCTTTCATGTTCCATTTAATTCCTCTCTGTTCTTCAAGATTCATTATAAGCTTTGTTGGAAATGTTTACCAACCCTGTCCACTGGCTAAAGCAGATGCTATTTTGTGCTATCCAAACCCTCTATGCATACCTGTTATGGCACTTATTATAccatattttaatgcttttaataccatattttatttaatgcttttaatACCATATTTTAATTATACCATATTTAATTGCTCATCTGCTCCCCATTAGACTGTGATCTTTCTGTGTGGTTATAAAGACTTTGGTGTTTGACTATATAAACCCTATAAAATTAAACTGCCAAAGTACAGGATTAATAAAGTTCTATAtatgcaacaaaacaaaaacacacaaaaaacaacttcaattttttgaatctCTTTTAATACCTTctgcttcctcttttccttcctcttatcCTCTGTATCttgcaacattttttctttccacaGATCAAAGAAATATGAAGGATTAGTATAAAATTTCAAACCTTCTTTACCATCATCtctgaaatagaaaatatcaattaaaatattcattagtAAGATGTAGCGAGGCAATCAGAATAGAAATCATTTTACTGAAACTTTTTTCTTACATTAATAAAATACTGACATAAATTGGAATACTGCACCAATAAAACATTTCTCACAAGTCAGAAAGGAAACTAAGGAAAATGGAAAACCAGATACTTTTTGGAGctgtaataataatttaaagtacAGCTGGGCAATTTTCATCCCTAACTTCTTATGAATGtgaaattttctaaaagttctttGGGAAATTCCAATAATTACAAATAGTTCTTCCAAAGATAAAAGCCTGAAAAGACAGAGACATCCTTTAGAATACAGAAAGTCTACAATTTCTACCAATACTCTAATTTATCTATTATCTAACTAAATTCAAAAGATATCACCTAACAGTCATTCTAATAGGAACATTCATATCCAATGACCTGCATACTGACTTACAGTTTCAAGTAACTATTTGAATATCATTTTATTAAGGATATGTGTTGTGCATCTTAAATTACCCATTTAACAAATCATGTAAAAGGACTACAAAGAAAGACTGAATAatctcagattttattttaaatggcaaaaagtatttttaaaacaaatactaCATATTAATTATGTAAAAAGTTAATGTATACAGATCAAGAGTAGATAGAACAAgcaaaaatgatatttattttgctAGCATGGTGGAATtttgagttgtttatttttaaaattttctatttcattaaaaattaaattaaaagtataaaataactcTTTATCTCTTCATATTAATAAGTTTGCCAGTGGCTTTTCTTAATAATATTTGTCAAAACAACTCCCTTGAGTAGGTCTTGTCTTTTGCATGCTGGAACCTTAGGAACTCATCCAGTAAATGTAGCAAAGGTTTTCTAAAGGTGGTAGATAGGTAGGGCTCTCTGTATTGGCAAGAaacccagagaaatgaagaatgggaaatttaccatttaaatctGAAGTCTGATAACAGGCCTTCTTATTGATTAACCTACTGACCTATATGGAGTGAGTATATTGAGTGGTGGAGGCTGTTCACAAACATCATACGTTTCCTGTAACGGAATAGGCAAAGTCTTGCGGTCAAAAAGCTGCTGATCTTGAATTGTAGAACTTCGGAAAGCTTTTCTCATTGTTATATCTTGCAAAGACActgaaacaaaaatcaagaattcattttattttattttactaagatCATTTAACATAAGGAAAAATTCATATACTGTATTTAACAGTCAGCATGATTCAAGAGGATGTGACCTTAGTGGCTTATGAATTGGGAACCATTCTGAAATGCTCTATCATAAATACCCCTACCATTCTGTGCCTAATTCTCCCAGTCCCATGGGTTTTAATGCAACCTTTGATTTCTAAGGCTTAGAAGTCCCTGATAGCACCAGAAGCATGTCTACATTTCCTACCAAAtagacctttttcttttctctacttgCCATCCTTGGCCTCCACCAACTTAGgttctcttcttcttttcctctgtaatctttttttccctttctccctttattcattcaataactCTGAAGGAATCATTTAGTTACTAGTGGCAATTCTGGGCTAAACACAGTGTTGACctctgtggtgtatatatatatactatacatgtcctataaaataaaaacaaactctactgtaaagaaaatattttcaagtactGGGTAATCTATATTATTCTCCCTTTCACTTATCTTATCTGTACTATAAGGATTTCTACCTAATTATAAGCTCTTAAAGACTGAGATTGTCTTGTACATTAGTATCCCCAATAACTAACATAGCTCCATCACTGCCATCATATGAGGGTAtgtcagaaagtttgtggaaataatcctattatcttctaattctatttttccatgaactttttgaagtaccctcatatatgatgatttaaaaataacttcatttactcattttctttaaaataaggaatgcacctaaatattgtatttttaacttttagagTGACTTACtgatattaaaaaattagaccatttctaatatattaaatatgtccTTAAGTATACAGACAAATGTTTATACCATAGTAAGGTCAGTACTGAACAATCAAACCAGTTCTTAACTATTACTCTTCTTTTCCCTAAAATAGTATCTCCGTTATCCTCACAAGTAAAATTCACTCAATATGAACATTTGGGCCTATGACACAGGTGGGGCAATGAGGCTGGTTCTGCAATGGCCATATCATAAATGCATttctagcaattccactgctgcaTGACTTGTAACACTTGtaaacaccaaaataaaattcagagaaggaaaaagtttTTTCCTCACTAAAGAGTGGTATGGGAGATATTTAATGAGTACATACTATATGTGCTAGATGCTttcattaatttacatttcctttaaTCTTTACAATTCAGTGAGATAagaattattattccattttcaaatataaaaaggCCAAGGCTAGGAAATATTATGTAAAATGGTTAATAAGCAGTGGAGCTAGAACAGAAAACTCAGATCTGTCTGCCTTTGAGGCTAATCCTTTTGCCATAATACTACATACTGTTCTCAGGATCCTGTCAGAAGTGTCCCATGTTTTCTGCAATCAAAATGGATCAATTCTTGCCACTTGCCCACCCTACTTATTAACCCTAAGTATGGAACCTACTGTTTAATCCCCCCAGATTTTTTTGGTAACGGATATAAACAGCATGTAAAGTAATAAACATGATGTACTTTTCTATCTTCAACTCctctcatttatcatttcttctattGTTAACAGGCCACTGTGACAAAGCCTCTTCCAGTCGCCAACAATAACATCTGATATTACTTAAATAGTATTATATAACGGTAAGTTAGCACAATATGTTTGCAAACAAAAGTGAATTAAATATAATTGCACAAgtctttgtttaaaacttattttttacatattttctaaattatattgtAGTTTTCACTGTTACTTACTACCTagtgctaatttttaaaaactgacacaaTACTCTGTAATTTAGTACtgtattcatattattattttgtctgaaCTCCcactgagtttattttttatttttattttttatgggatactgcaaagcagtactaagagggaagtttattattttttcttgcacctgttctttttaaaaatttttaaatttattttttattagcgtattcattgttacaaatcatagttattctttatgccccttatcagTGGAtttcactgggc encodes the following:
- the WASF1 gene encoding actin-binding protein WASF1 isoform X1; protein product: MPLVKRNIDPRHLCHTALPRGIKNELECVTNISLANIIRQLSSLSKYAEDIFGELFNEAHSFSFRVNSLQERVDRLSVSVTQLDPKEEELSLQDITMRKAFRSSTIQDQQLFDRKTLPIPLQETYDVCEQPPPLNILTPYRDDGKEGLKFYTNPSYFFDLWKEKMLQDTEDKRKEKRKQKQKNLDRPHEPEKVPRAPHDRRREWQKLAQGPELAEDDANLLHKHIEVANGPASHFETRPQTYVDHMDGSYSLSALPFSQMSELLTRAEERVLVRPHEPPPPPPMHGAGDAKPIPTCISSATGLIENRPQSPATGRTPVFVSPTPPPPPPPLPSALSTSSLRASMTSTPPPPVPPPPPPPATALQAPAVPPPPAPLQIAPGVLHPAPPPIAPPLVQPSPPVARAAPVCETVPVHPLPQGEVQGLPPPPPPPPLPPPGIRPSSPVTVAALAHPPSGLHPTPSTAPGPHVPLMPPSPPSQVIPASEPKRHPSTLPVISDARSVLLEAIRKGIQLRKVEEQREQEAKHERIENDVATILSRRIAVEYSDSEDDSEFDEVDWLE
- the WASF1 gene encoding actin-binding protein WASF1 isoform X2, with amino-acid sequence MPLVKRNIDPRHLCHTALPRGIKNELECVTNISLANIIRQLSSLSKYAEDIFGELFNEAHSFSFRVNSLQERVDRLSVSVTQLDPKEEELSLQDITMRKAFRSSTIQDQQLFDRKTLPIPLQETYDVCEQPPPLNILTPYRDDGKEGLKFYTNPSYFFDLWKEKMLQDTEDKRKEKRKQKKNLDRPHEPEKVPRAPHDRRREWQKLAQGPELAEDDANLLHKHIEVANGPASHFETRPQTYVDHMDGSYSLSALPFSQMSELLTRAEERVLVRPHEPPPPPPMHGAGDAKPIPTCISSATGLIENRPQSPATGRTPVFVSPTPPPPPPPLPSALSTSSLRASMTSTPPPPVPPPPPPPATALQAPAVPPPPAPLQIAPGVLHPAPPPIAPPLVQPSPPVARAAPVCETVPVHPLPQGEVQGLPPPPPPPPLPPPGIRPSSPVTVAALAHPPSGLHPTPSTAPGPHVPLMPPSPPSQVIPASEPKRHPSTLPVISDARSVLLEAIRKGIQLRKVEEQREQEAKHERIENDVATILSRRIAVEYSDSEDDSEFDEVDWLE